One Engraulis encrasicolus isolate BLACKSEA-1 unplaced genomic scaffold, IST_EnEncr_1.0 scaffold_131_np1212, whole genome shotgun sequence DNA window includes the following coding sequences:
- the LOC134442238 gene encoding complement C1q tumor necrosis factor-related protein 3-like has product MRAAISLLVLLFSMCGVQCGELDVSAELKELRDMVVELRGMLKYTQNEVKVLEAENAAAKTKVAFSVGLGKGFTQAGSDHMNLVFSRVITNVGEAYSSETGFFTAPVSGVYYFRFTVRDDPYSSAMHIMLNKNGERLVWLWDYDTDGRPNYLSSGLTVQLEQGDAVNMMIPAGYRLWDDADGNESTFSGFLLFRL; this is encoded by the exons atgagggctgccatctcactgctggtgctgctgttctccatgtgtggagtTCAGTGTGGAGAGCTGGACGTCTccgctgagctgaaggaactccgagacatggtggtggagctgaggGGGATGCTCAAATACACACAGAATGAG GTTAAGGTTTTGGAGGCAGAAAACGCAGCAGCGAAGACCAAAGTGGCCTTCTCAGTAGGTCTGGGCAAGGGATTCACCCAGGCTGGCAGTGATCACATGAACTTGGTCTTCAGTAGAGTCATCACCAACGTAGGAGAGGCCTACAGCAGCGAGACTGGCTTCTTCACTGCTCCAGTCAgcggggtctactacttcag GTTCACCGTCAGGGACGATCCGTACTCGAGCGCCATGCATATCATGCTGAATAAGAACGGAGAGAGGCTGGTGTGGCTTTGGGACTACGACACCGACGGACGCCCCAACTACCTGTCCAGTGGCCTGACTGTGCAGCTGGAGCAGGGAGACGCGGTGAACATGATGATACCGGCAG GCTATAGGCTCTGGGACGACGCCGACGGTAATGagagcaccttcagtggcttcctccTCTTCCGTCTCTGA